The Paracoccus sp. MC1862 genome includes a window with the following:
- a CDS encoding MaoC family dehydratase N-terminal domain-containing protein, with protein MMDLDLDHLRGWIGSKEIKSEAVTPALVERFNTTFGRTGDTAPGAPAPVMIHLCLAPPAAPIDQLGPDGHPARGGFLPPVPLPRRMWAGGSFSFHADIRIGETVTRRSTIRDVAVKQGRTGTLCFVTVEHRIESDSRHVLTERQDIVYRDLDAASSPPKAPPPPAPEGTHRITVEPTAPLLFRYSALTFNGHRIHYDAPYTREVEGYPGLIVHGPLQASQLVHLAEKIGGRVPARFDFRSLSTIFDTAHYSLNATEDGDSLNLWTARADGPVAMQARASW; from the coding sequence ATGATGGACCTGGACCTCGACCACCTGCGCGGATGGATCGGCAGCAAGGAGATCAAATCCGAAGCCGTGACGCCCGCACTGGTCGAACGCTTCAACACCACCTTCGGCCGGACCGGCGACACCGCGCCCGGCGCCCCCGCTCCGGTGATGATCCATCTCTGCCTCGCGCCTCCGGCAGCCCCTATCGACCAGCTCGGCCCCGACGGCCACCCCGCGCGCGGCGGCTTCCTGCCGCCCGTCCCCCTGCCCCGCCGGATGTGGGCCGGCGGCAGCTTTTCCTTTCACGCCGACATCCGCATCGGCGAGACCGTCACCCGCCGCTCGACCATCCGCGACGTCGCGGTGAAACAGGGCCGCACCGGCACCCTCTGCTTCGTGACCGTCGAGCACCGGATCGAGAGCGACTCGCGCCACGTCCTGACGGAACGGCAGGACATCGTCTACCGCGACCTCGACGCAGCCAGCAGCCCGCCGAAAGCGCCGCCGCCCCCGGCCCCCGAGGGCACCCACCGCATCACCGTCGAACCCACCGCGCCGCTGCTATTCCGCTACTCGGCCCTGACCTTCAACGGCCACCGCATCCACTACGACGCGCCCTACACCCGCGAGGTCGAAGGCTACCCCGGCCTCATCGTCCACGGCCCCCTGCAGGCGTCCCAGCTTGTCCATCTCGCCGAAAAGATCGGCGGCCGCGTCCCCGCGCGCTTCGACTTCCGCAGCCTGTCCACCATCTTCGACACCGCCCACTACAGCCTGAACGCGACCGAGGACGGCGACAGCCTGAACCTCTGGACCGCGCGGGCGGATGGCCCCGTTGCGATGCAGGCCCGCGCAAGCTGGTGA
- a CDS encoding CaiB/BaiF CoA-transferase family protein: protein MSTLPLSGLTVVAIEQAVAAPFATSRLADAGAKVIKIERPEGDFARGYDDVARGQSSYFVWLNRGKETVVLDLASDEGKAELTRLLDGADVLVQNLKRGALARLGFGFDRLAADWPRLITCSITGYGEDGPMADRKAYDLLIQAESGLCSITGGPQEPARVGISLVDIATGATAHAAILEALIRRGITGKGANISVSMFDVMADWLTVPLLQHEGGKTPRRLGMAHPSIAPYGVFSTKDGKQILISVQSDREWRKLAEVFLNQPDLGRDPRFATNVARVENRAETDATVAAGFARLTELDAIDALLAADVALASVNDMAALSQHPHLRRITVETGAGPVSYPAPGAVFTDEIRSYGSVPALRDA, encoded by the coding sequence ATGAGCACGCTTCCCCTTTCCGGCCTCACCGTCGTCGCCATCGAGCAGGCCGTCGCCGCCCCCTTCGCCACCTCGCGCCTTGCCGACGCGGGGGCGAAGGTCATCAAGATCGAACGCCCCGAGGGCGACTTCGCCCGCGGCTATGATGACGTGGCACGGGGCCAGTCGAGCTATTTCGTCTGGCTGAACCGCGGCAAGGAAACCGTCGTGCTGGATCTCGCCTCGGACGAGGGCAAGGCGGAGTTGACGCGCCTGCTCGATGGCGCCGACGTTCTGGTCCAGAACCTCAAGCGCGGCGCCTTGGCCCGGCTGGGCTTCGGCTTCGACCGCTTGGCGGCGGACTGGCCGCGGCTCATCACCTGCTCGATCACCGGCTATGGCGAGGACGGCCCGATGGCCGACCGCAAGGCCTATGACCTGCTGATCCAGGCCGAATCGGGCCTGTGTTCCATCACCGGCGGGCCGCAGGAACCGGCCCGCGTCGGCATCTCGCTGGTGGACATCGCCACCGGCGCGACAGCCCATGCCGCGATCCTCGAAGCCCTGATCCGGCGCGGGATCACCGGCAAGGGCGCGAACATCTCGGTTTCCATGTTCGACGTCATGGCCGACTGGCTGACCGTGCCCCTGCTGCAGCACGAGGGCGGCAAGACGCCCCGACGTCTCGGCATGGCCCATCCCTCCATCGCTCCCTACGGCGTGTTTTCCACGAAAGACGGCAAGCAGATCCTGATCTCGGTGCAAAGCGACCGCGAGTGGCGCAAGCTGGCCGAGGTCTTCCTGAACCAGCCCGACCTCGGCCGCGACCCGCGCTTTGCCACCAACGTCGCGCGGGTGGAAAACCGCGCCGAGACCGATGCCACCGTCGCCGCCGGTTTCGCCCGCCTGACCGAGCTTGACGCCATCGACGCGCTGCTGGCCGCCGATGTGGCGCTGGCCTCGGTCAACGACATGGCGGCGCTGTCGCAGCACCCGCACCTGCGCCGCATCACCGTGGAGACCGGGGCCGGCCCCGTCAGCTACCCCGCCCCCGGCGCGGTTTTCACCGACGAGATCCGCAGCTATGGCAGCGTGCCGGCATTGAGGGACGCATGA